The window ACCAACCGGCCAGAAAAATGGCTGGTGAGATATCCGGGTTAGAGCAAGAGCAAGAGCAAGAGCAAGAGCAAGAGCAAGAGCAAGAAAAACCGGGATGACAGGGGTGGCAGCGTTTATATAAGCGCGGAAACATGGAATTCGGCAGCTTAGATGCGTTTGCCCCGGAATTCAGCGGCCCCGTCAGGCGTGGGGATGGGCGCCGCGGTAGACCTGGCGGAGGCGCTCCATGCTGACGTGGGTGTAAATCTGGGTGCTGGACAGGCTCTCGTGGCCGAGCAGTTCCTGCACCACGCGGAGGTCGGCCCCGGCGTCGAGCATGTGGGTGGCGAAGGTGTGGCGCAGGGTGTGGGGCGACACCTCGGTCCGCGCGGGAATCACCATGCGGACGTACCGCTCCACAATGCGCTGGACGCTGCGCGTGGTCAGGGGGCCGCCGCGCGCGTTGACGAAGACCATCCCGTGGGCGGGCTGGTGGAAACTGTTCCGGACGGACAGGTAGTCGCGGACGGCGGCTACGGCCATGGACCCGAGCGGCACCAGCCGCTCCTTGCTCCGCTTGCCCAGCACCCTCAACATGGCCTGCCCCAGGTCCACATGCTCCAATCGCAGCCCGGCGAGCTCCGCCGCGCGCAGGCCGCTGGAGTAGAGGGTTTCGAGAATGGCCCGGTCGCGGAGCCCGGCGGGCTCCGAAAGGTCCGGGGCCTCGACCAGCGCGGTGACCTCGGGGATGGTGAGCACGTCGGGGAGGCCCCGGGCGAGGCGCGGCGACTTCACGCCCTGGGCCGGATTCGACTCCATGCGCCCCGCGCGCACGAAATACTTGCAGGCGGCGCGGACGGCGGCGAGCTTTCGCGCGGCCGTTCTGGCGGTGCCCCCGGCGGTCTGCACATGGGCCAGAAAGGCGCGCACGGCGATTTTGTCGGCCCCCCGGAGCACGTCAAGCGAGGCGGGCGGGCGCGGTTCGCCGTCCTCCCGGCGCAGGGCGGCGGGGCCGTTGACCAGGAAGTCGCAGAACTGGACCAGGTCGTTCTCGTAGGCCCGGAGGGTGTGCCGGGAGTAATTCCGCTCCACCCGGAGGTGGTCCATGAACTCGTCCACATCGGCGGCGCTCACCGGGCGGCTTCCTCCGGATCGAAGGGGCGGGGCAGCGCGGCGATGAGCGGAAGCCGCGCCCGGTACTGCGCCAAGTCAAGGGGCGGGCCGCCCAAAAGGCCGTGGCCGCCAAAGGCCTCCCCGTCAACGCGCCACTCAGCCAGCAACAGACGGCATCCGGAACGGGGGGCGGGAATCAGGGCCGTCTGCCAGTTCGCCCCCGCGGGCACGTTCACCGTGTCCCCGCAAAGGGTTTCCCCCGTGTCCGCGTCCCACACGCGGAACGCCACACCACAGTCCGTGCGGGTGTCATTGCAGACCACCACGGGCGCGCCAAGGTCTCCGGCGGCGTCGCCAATGACCACACTGACGGGCCGCTGCGCCCGGCGCAGGTACTCGTAGGCCAGTTTTCGGGTGAAATAGTGGTCCACCACGGCGTCCGAGAACTGGGGCCACCCGTCGAGCAGGTTCCACCAGAGCACGCCGCTGGTGCGCCACTTGCGCAACCGGGCGGACTCCACAAAATATTTCTTCGCCTCGGCCTGCACAATCTGGCTGGCCAGGGCGAAGTCCTCCAGCGTGTCCGGGACGGCGCCGAAAGTCTCCCGCACCTGGTTCGCCATGAGGCGGATGCGGTCGCGGTCCACATCGTCATGTCGCCAGTGGTAGGTGTTGTGGGCTTTCCACTGGGGGTTGCCCTCCCAGGGCCAGAGATGTTCCCGGTCTATGAAGCGCCGGACGGAGGAGGCGTTCGGGCA of the Candidatus Hydrogenedentota bacterium genome contains:
- a CDS encoding tyrosine recombinase XerC; protein product: MDHLRVERNYSRHTLRAYENDLVQFCDFLVNGPAALRREDGEPRPPASLDVLRGADKIAVRAFLAHVQTAGGTARTAARKLAAVRAACKYFVRAGRMESNPAQGVKSPRLARGLPDVLTIPEVTALVEAPDLSEPAGLRDRAILETLYSSGLRAAELAGLRLEHVDLGQAMLRVLGKRSKERLVPLGSMAVAAVRDYLSVRNSFHQPAHGMVFVNARGGPLTTRSVQRIVERYVRMVIPARTEVSPHTLRHTFATHMLDAGADLRVVQELLGHESLSSTQIYTHVSMERLRQVYRGAHPHA